A genomic stretch from Candidatus Vicinibacter proximus includes:
- the nosZ gene encoding Sec-dependent nitrous-oxide reductase, with product MRKQIFKTALILALGVMMIQTACKPKGMQTAVQGDAAVKAYVPPGQYDEFYNFVSGGFSGQMSVYGLPSGRLFRVIPVFSVDPEKGYGYAEETKAMLNTSHGFVPWDDLHHIALSTSEGIHDGRWAFGNGNNTPRIARIDLKTFRTAEIIEIPNSGGNHSSPFITENSEYVVAGTRFSVPMGDKLDVPINTYKENFRGTVSFISVDQPTGNMKIAFQILLPGVNFDLARAGKGKSHGWFFFSCYNSERANTLLEVNASQKDKDFVMAVNWKKAEEYLKAGKGQKRTVKYAHNVYDESKHMATSTIENEVIVLDPKDLPDMVYLMPCPKSPHGCDTDPTGEYIVGSGKLAAIIPVFSFTKIQDAIAQKKFDGDYEGIPVLNYDAVLHGEVKKPGLGPLHTEFDDKGNAYTSFFVSSEIVKWRLSDLQVLDRVATYYSVGHLCVPGGPTKKPWGKYVIAYNKITKDRYLPTGPELTQSAQLFSIDGDKMKLLLDFPTIGEPHYAEAIPSDLLKKNSTKIYKLEENKNPYAALGEKNAKVERKGNEVHIYMTSIRSHFTPDNIEGVKLGDAVYFHVTNLEQDWDVPHGFAVKGANNAELLIMPGETQTLLWKPERVGVFPMYCTDFCSALHQEMQGYIRVSPAGSNVPISFSTGVKREEKVQ from the coding sequence ATGCGAAAACAAATTTTTAAAACTGCTCTCATTTTGGCTCTGGGAGTCATGATGATTCAAACAGCCTGCAAACCAAAAGGAATGCAAACAGCAGTTCAGGGAGATGCGGCAGTTAAAGCTTATGTTCCTCCCGGACAATATGACGAATTTTACAATTTTGTTTCCGGTGGATTCAGCGGGCAAATGTCTGTTTATGGTCTGCCATCCGGAAGACTTTTCAGAGTAATTCCGGTTTTTTCCGTAGATCCTGAAAAGGGATATGGCTATGCAGAAGAAACCAAAGCCATGCTCAATACTTCACACGGATTCGTTCCCTGGGATGATTTACATCACATTGCACTTTCTACTTCTGAAGGAATCCACGATGGTAGATGGGCTTTCGGTAATGGAAATAATACGCCCAGGATTGCCAGAATAGACCTTAAAACATTTCGTACTGCTGAAATCATTGAGATACCAAACAGCGGTGGGAACCATTCCTCTCCTTTCATTACTGAAAATTCAGAGTATGTGGTAGCTGGCACCCGTTTTAGTGTTCCCATGGGAGACAAACTGGATGTCCCGATAAACACATATAAAGAAAACTTCCGTGGAACTGTTAGTTTTATTTCTGTAGACCAGCCTACAGGAAATATGAAAATAGCCTTCCAAATATTATTGCCCGGAGTAAATTTTGACCTTGCTAGAGCAGGAAAAGGTAAATCCCATGGTTGGTTCTTTTTCTCTTGTTACAACTCTGAAAGAGCCAATACTTTACTGGAGGTGAATGCTTCCCAGAAAGATAAAGATTTTGTAATGGCCGTTAACTGGAAGAAAGCAGAAGAATATTTAAAAGCCGGAAAAGGCCAAAAGAGAACTGTCAAATATGCTCATAATGTGTATGATGAATCCAAGCATATGGCAACCAGTACCATCGAAAACGAAGTGATTGTCTTAGATCCGAAAGATCTTCCTGATATGGTATACTTGATGCCATGTCCAAAATCTCCTCATGGTTGTGATACTGACCCTACAGGCGAATATATTGTCGGAAGTGGTAAACTCGCGGCCATTATTCCTGTATTTTCATTTACCAAAATTCAGGATGCGATTGCTCAAAAAAAGTTTGACGGTGATTATGAAGGAATACCGGTATTAAATTATGATGCCGTCCTACATGGGGAGGTAAAAAAACCGGGACTAGGTCCATTGCATACTGAATTTGATGATAAAGGAAATGCATATACTTCCTTCTTTGTTTCTTCCGAAATTGTAAAATGGCGATTAAGTGATTTACAAGTTTTGGATAGAGTGGCAACCTATTATTCCGTTGGGCACTTATGTGTACCCGGTGGCCCTACAAAAAAACCATGGGGAAAATATGTGATTGCGTATAATAAAATTACAAAGGATAGATACCTGCCTACAGGTCCTGAACTAACACAGAGCGCACAATTATTTTCCATTGACGGTGACAAGATGAAGCTGCTGTTAGACTTTCCAACCATTGGTGAGCCGCACTATGCTGAAGCAATCCCGTCTGATCTGTTGAAGAAAAACAGTACCAAAATTTATAAGTTGGAAGAAAATAAAAATCCATACGCAGCTTTAGGTGAAAAAAATGCAAAAGTGGAACGCAAAGGAAATGAAGTCCACATTTACATGACTTCTATTCGTTCGCACTTCACACCGGACAATATTGAAGGCGTTAAACTGGGCGATGCAGTTTATTTTCATGTTACCAATTTGGAGCAAGATTGGGATGTTCCCCATGGATTTGCAGTAAAAGGAGCAAACAATGCAGAATTACTGATCATGCCGGGAGAAACCCAAACGCTGCTTTGGAAGCCTGAGAGAGTGGGAGTATTTCCTATGTACTGTACTGACTTTTGTTCTGCATTGCACCAGGAAATGCAAGGCTACATCCGAGTGAGTCCTGCAGGATCAAATGTTCCAATTTCTTTTAGCACGGGTGTTAAAAGAGAAGAAAAAGTTCAATAG
- a CDS encoding fasciclin domain-containing protein, producing the protein MKKYFYLLVMLITSIFISCNTNPKTETSTPGDAVSVPSGGQEAVQDDVSQKDIVKVAVGSPDHTTLVAALKQAEYVDDISNAGPFTVFAPTNDAFAKLPAGTVEGLMKPDQKMALQNILEYHVAVGGYKAEMLQDGQTIGMANGDNISVSFKGDKMMVNGTANVIASVPASNGIIHIIDAVLLPPAK; encoded by the coding sequence ATGAAAAAATATTTTTATCTGCTCGTGATGTTAATCACTTCAATTTTTATCTCTTGTAATACAAACCCAAAGACCGAAACATCCACTCCAGGAGATGCTGTCTCTGTACCATCCGGTGGACAGGAAGCAGTTCAGGATGATGTGTCACAGAAAGACATCGTAAAAGTTGCAGTCGGTTCACCTGATCACACCACATTGGTTGCTGCTTTGAAACAAGCAGAGTATGTTGATGACATTTCCAATGCCGGTCCGTTTACTGTTTTTGCACCTACCAATGATGCGTTTGCAAAATTACCTGCCGGAACGGTGGAAGGTCTTATGAAACCAGATCAAAAAATGGCTCTACAAAACATACTAGAATACCATGTTGCAGTGGGTGGATACAAAGCTGAGATGCTTCAGGATGGTCAAACTATTGGAATGGCCAATGGTGATAACATTTCGGTAAGCTTCAAAGGTGATAAAATGATGGTGAATGGTACTGCTAATGTAATTGCCAGTGTACCCGCCAGCAATGGAATTATCCATATAATTGATGCCGTTTTACTGCCTCCTGCAAAGTAA
- the nosD gene encoding nitrous oxide reductase family maturation protein NosD, with the protein MREGIQKTPCGDTLFVDKGFYQEGNLVIDKSIALIGLHQPILDGGNQVEILTISAVDVTVAGFVFQNSGSSSMGDFASIKCIDCSYIYLLNNQIINSFFGIHFSNSDHGMIIKNVIKGNPTNEQNTGNGIHVWKSTDMHISDNEVSGHRDGIYFEFVTASLIERNHSFENIRYALHFMFSHQDMYTHNNFYKNGAGVAVMYSHDVLMYYNNFEKNWGSSAFGILLKEISDSKIEYNTFTDNTVGIYMEGTSRIIVSKNKFFSNGWALKIQASCNENQVNENNFFKNTFDVASNGTMVLNSFTQNYWDKYEGYDLAKDGIGDIPYHPLNLYSVLVEQNPSTLILLRSFLISILDRAEKVIPVLTPAELVDNKPSMNPVIL; encoded by the coding sequence ATTCGGGAAGGCATTCAAAAAACGCCTTGTGGAGATACGCTTTTTGTTGATAAAGGTTTTTATCAGGAAGGTAATCTGGTAATCGACAAAAGCATTGCCCTCATTGGACTTCATCAACCGATACTTGATGGAGGAAACCAGGTGGAAATTCTCACGATCAGTGCTGTGGACGTGACGGTCGCCGGATTCGTCTTTCAAAACAGTGGATCCTCCAGCATGGGCGATTTTGCCTCCATCAAATGCATTGATTGCTCCTATATTTATTTATTGAACAATCAGATCATAAACTCATTTTTTGGAATTCATTTTTCCAATTCAGATCATGGTATGATCATTAAGAATGTGATCAAAGGAAATCCAACCAATGAACAAAATACCGGAAACGGAATTCATGTCTGGAAATCAACCGATATGCATATCTCAGATAATGAAGTGAGCGGTCACCGGGATGGAATATATTTTGAATTTGTAACCGCATCTCTGATTGAACGGAACCATAGTTTCGAAAACATAAGATACGCACTTCATTTCATGTTTTCACATCAGGACATGTATACCCATAACAACTTCTACAAAAATGGTGCAGGAGTTGCAGTGATGTATTCTCATGATGTGTTAATGTATTACAACAATTTTGAGAAAAACTGGGGTAGTTCCGCCTTTGGAATTTTACTGAAAGAAATATCTGATAGTAAAATAGAATACAATACATTTACTGACAATACCGTAGGGATATACATGGAAGGAACCAGCAGAATTATCGTGTCTAAAAATAAATTTTTCAGCAATGGCTGGGCTTTAAAAATTCAGGCCAGCTGCAATGAAAATCAAGTCAATGAAAATAACTTCTTCAAAAATACCTTTGATGTCGCCAGCAATGGCACCATGGTCCTCAATTCCTTCACTCAAAATTATTGGGATAAATATGAAGGCTACGACCTTGCCAAAGACGGGATAGGTGATATACCCTATCACCCACTCAATTTATATTCAGTACTGGTGGAGCAAAATCCAAGTACACTAATCCTCTTAAGAAGCTTTTTAATTTCAATTCTTGACCGGGCTGAAAAAGTCATTCCTGTTTTAACTCCGGCAGAACTTGTTGACAACAAACCATCCATGAATCCAGTGATCCTATGA
- a CDS encoding ABC transporter ATP-binding protein has translation MISIQKLNKSYQRFKALEDINCEWNAGQVVSLIGPNGSGKTTLIKCILGLVHPETGNILLNGKSILDNYDYRSAIGYMPQIGRFPDHLKVNELFRLLIELREEYHNKLDYELYKAYHIDSIAHKTMRSLSGGTRQKVSAALAFLFSPSIYILDEPTAGLDPISSEILKDKISLEHRNGKFILLTSHILSDLEDLTTDVLYLQEGKIKFQLAVEQIRTNTGENKLSRAIAKMLLENLYISQNSLQ, from the coding sequence ATGATAAGCATCCAAAAATTAAATAAAAGTTACCAAAGATTTAAAGCCCTTGAAGACATCAATTGTGAATGGAATGCAGGGCAGGTAGTTTCATTGATTGGCCCAAATGGTTCGGGTAAAACAACTTTGATAAAATGCATTCTTGGATTGGTCCATCCTGAAACCGGAAATATTTTACTGAATGGAAAATCCATTCTGGACAACTATGATTATAGATCCGCCATTGGCTACATGCCGCAGATCGGGCGATTTCCGGATCATCTTAAAGTAAATGAACTTTTTAGGCTATTGATAGAATTACGGGAGGAATACCATAATAAACTCGATTACGAACTTTATAAAGCATACCACATCGATAGTATAGCCCATAAAACCATGAGAAGTCTCTCGGGAGGAACCAGACAAAAAGTAAGTGCCGCTCTTGCTTTTCTTTTTAGTCCATCTATTTACATTCTGGATGAACCTACTGCCGGACTTGACCCAATTTCTTCCGAAATTCTAAAAGATAAAATTTCATTAGAGCACAGAAATGGCAAATTCATTTTACTCACCTCTCATATTTTAAGTGATCTGGAAGATCTCACCACGGATGTCCTATATCTGCAGGAAGGAAAAATAAAATTTCAATTGGCAGTGGAACAAATTCGTACCAATACCGGTGAAAATAAATTGAGCAGGGCCATTGCTAAAATGCTGTTAGAGAATTTGTACATTTCTCAAAATTCATTGCAATAA
- a CDS encoding ABC transporter permease subunit: protein MLKLSKNILLDIIKNKVVIGLTLFLFLVSWSLFSLEENSSKATLSLMNIIIIVIPLISMIFTTTHYYNSYEYIELLLAQPLSRSRLIIAEFIGIATALCLSILFGMGLPMLLYSTEWLGGYIIFITSALSVSCVSIALLISVWTREKSKGIGVVLMVWFYLSLIYDGLILSIIFSFSDYPLEKLTLLLSALNPIDLSRISIMLKMDVSALLGYTGALYKDFFGSYQGTLYTLITMLCWILVPLYFSIKIFNKKDM, encoded by the coding sequence ATGCTTAAGCTGAGTAAAAATATTCTTTTAGACATTATCAAAAATAAAGTAGTAATTGGTCTCACTTTGTTTCTATTCCTTGTTTCCTGGTCGCTGTTCAGTCTTGAAGAAAACAGCAGTAAGGCCACCTTAAGTCTCATGAACATTATCATTATCGTGATTCCATTGATAAGTATGATCTTTACAACTACGCACTATTACAATTCCTATGAATATATAGAATTACTCTTAGCCCAACCGCTAAGTCGAAGCAGATTAATCATTGCAGAGTTTATTGGTATTGCAACTGCCTTATGCTTAAGCATCCTATTTGGAATGGGATTGCCCATGCTGCTGTATTCAACTGAGTGGCTTGGTGGATATATTATCTTTATAACTTCTGCCTTATCTGTAAGCTGCGTTTCCATTGCATTACTTATTTCAGTATGGACCAGAGAAAAATCAAAGGGAATTGGAGTGGTGCTTATGGTTTGGTTCTATTTATCCCTGATCTATGATGGGTTAATATTGAGTATTATTTTTAGTTTTAGTGATTATCCTCTGGAGAAACTGACTTTGCTTCTATCAGCCCTCAATCCCATTGATTTATCGAGAATATCCATCATGCTAAAAATGGACGTAAGTGCATTGCTTGGCTACACCGGTGCGCTGTACAAAGATTTTTTTGGCAGTTATCAGGGCACCCTATATACCTTGATTACCATGCTGTGCTGGATACTGGTACCACTTTACTTTTCAATTAAAATCTTTAATAAAAAAGACATGTAG
- a CDS encoding tyrosine-type recombinase/integrase: MSLDKYILQYYSSKSCPRYMSQIEQYQAYKNGTAEQSTYPEIIEYIGYLRDRKLHPKTLINHLHSLKIYFRYLVSIGKRNDHPCEHLYLKDQINKAIIVESLYSKEELEELYNSFETVPDKRKWAVISESIKKRDKVILSLLIYQALTTTEILHLKVNDIDLNEGTIEIKEITLPGRRTNKGRILALKPKQILLLNDYIKTHRKELHQRQKPSKRKDYLILNEQGLQLWNSYLNRMLREATDDKYKPMKIRQSVIAHLLKESHDIRVVQEFAGHRRTGSTEAYQRTGLEELKANIERLHPRQ; this comes from the coding sequence ATGAGTTTAGACAAATACATTTTGCAATACTACAGCTCTAAATCTTGTCCAAGATACATGAGCCAAATCGAACAATACCAAGCCTATAAAAATGGCACAGCAGAACAAAGCACTTACCCCGAAATCATAGAATACATAGGCTACTTACGAGACAGAAAATTACATCCCAAAACCTTAATCAATCACCTTCACAGCCTTAAAATTTACTTTAGATATCTTGTATCAATAGGCAAAAGAAACGATCATCCTTGTGAACATTTATACCTCAAAGATCAGATCAATAAAGCCATCATTGTAGAGAGTCTTTACAGCAAAGAAGAACTTGAAGAATTATACAACAGCTTTGAAACCGTACCCGATAAAAGGAAGTGGGCAGTAATATCAGAATCAATCAAGAAAAGAGATAAAGTAATACTGAGCTTACTCATCTATCAAGCCCTTACCACTACTGAAATCCTCCATCTAAAAGTAAACGACATCGATCTCAACGAAGGCACCATAGAAATCAAAGAAATAACTTTGCCCGGAAGAAGAACAAATAAAGGTCGAATCTTGGCCCTTAAACCAAAGCAAATCTTACTACTGAACGATTACATCAAAACCCATAGAAAAGAGCTACATCAGCGTCAAAAACCATCAAAAAGAAAAGATTACTTAATACTGAATGAACAAGGCTTACAACTATGGAACAGCTACCTAAATCGAATGCTCAGAGAAGCCACAGACGACAAGTATAAACCTATGAAAATACGGCAAAGTGTAATCGCTCATCTACTCAAAGAAAGCCACGACATCAGAGTCGTACAAGAGTTTGCAGGGCATAGAAGAACAGGCAGCACAGAAGCCTATCAACGTACAGGATTAGAAGAACTGAAAGCCAATATCGAAAGGCTACACCCAAGACAATGA
- a CDS encoding phage integrase family protein, protein MLQNSGEIQVNPCSTIKIIYPRDYIEREVLTLAEINNLYEHCITAHERAMLSLAYGLGMRVGEIEKMKIEDVKLKDKIMIIPSGKGNKRRVIPMSPGVIKDLSDYYYQEYETLTKGKKYDQKEQAFLLNKNGSRMREYTMNKNLKRIIEKTTIEDKNITMHSLRHSIASHLIEQGLPVDQVRQFLGHSQLETTQTYTHINKQQLKRLINDDERTTPEGIEYDSARSERTTKVASTKVNLKNNDP, encoded by the coding sequence ATGTTACAAAACAGTGGAGAGATACAAGTTAATCCCTGCAGCACCATAAAAATTATTTATCCCAGAGATTATATAGAAAGAGAAGTATTAACACTTGCAGAAATAAACAACCTATATGAACACTGCATCACAGCCCATGAAAGAGCGATGTTAAGCCTAGCTTATGGGCTTGGTATGAGAGTAGGAGAAATAGAAAAAATGAAAATTGAAGATGTAAAACTCAAAGACAAAATCATGATAATACCAAGTGGCAAAGGCAATAAAAGAAGGGTAATACCAATGAGTCCAGGAGTGATCAAAGACCTATCAGACTACTATTACCAGGAATATGAAACACTTACAAAAGGCAAAAAATACGATCAAAAAGAACAAGCCTTTTTGCTCAATAAAAACGGCAGCAGGATGAGAGAATACACCATGAATAAAAACCTCAAAAGAATAATAGAAAAGACAACAATAGAAGATAAAAATATAACGATGCATAGCCTACGGCATAGCATTGCCAGCCACTTGATAGAACAAGGCTTGCCAGTCGATCAAGTAAGGCAGTTCTTAGGACATAGCCAATTAGAAACTACTCAAACTTATACCCACATTAATAAACAGCAACTAAAACGATTAATAAATGATGATGAACGAACGACGCCCGAAGGGATCGAGTACGACAGTGCTCGAAGTGAGAGAACCACGAAAGTGGCATCGACAAAAGTTAATTTAAAAAATAATGATCCATGA
- a CDS encoding toprim domain-containing protein — MEILDIKSRLTLAQVLHYYHLKPDKNLRLCCPFHDDKTPSLQVYYKTHTAFCFSSNCKTHGKAIDTLDFIMYMENITKHEAIKKAVEMIGGETKPMDELTKSAVLMKMFTYFKNAICNSPQAKDYIKSRHLDHEKMEIGYNSGQFHHGTRRDEDLINSCIKYGLLLDLNTKGRTGEAAYSPFGKWCIVFALKNHVNQITGLYFRSTLTEKDASTGSARSQRHFYLKDRQGLYPSYPKQETKKLILTESIIDAASLMMIEAIKNNYKILALYGTNGLTDEHQKSIKDLKELNEIIFFLNGDEPGVKAVQKYAPMLKAEMPHIKITNVEVPQNEDVNSLLDSHSEEILLHLINNRKECNFLFSNEVERLDTQLFFSNENKKAKVQQADGVINTATPADEVNQEQPKIKGLETNNPYNLKYKSEAAHYQIKGFKIDQMDSLKITLQIQIQ, encoded by the coding sequence ATGGAGATATTAGACATCAAATCCCGCCTCACCCTAGCCCAAGTACTACACTACTACCATCTGAAGCCAGATAAAAACCTAAGATTGTGCTGCCCCTTCCATGATGATAAAACTCCGAGTTTGCAGGTATATTACAAAACCCATACAGCATTTTGTTTTAGTAGTAATTGTAAGACCCATGGCAAGGCGATAGATACATTAGACTTCATTATGTACATGGAGAACATCACCAAACATGAAGCGATCAAGAAAGCAGTAGAAATGATAGGCGGAGAAACCAAACCCATGGATGAACTCACAAAATCAGCAGTATTGATGAAGATGTTTACCTACTTCAAAAATGCGATATGCAATAGCCCACAAGCGAAAGACTACATCAAGAGCCGACACCTAGATCATGAGAAAATGGAAATAGGTTATAATAGTGGCCAGTTCCACCATGGCACAAGACGAGACGAAGACCTAATAAATAGCTGTATCAAATATGGCTTGTTGCTAGACCTGAATACGAAAGGAAGAACAGGAGAAGCAGCCTACAGTCCTTTTGGGAAATGGTGCATAGTGTTTGCATTGAAAAACCATGTAAATCAAATCACAGGGCTATATTTTAGAAGCACTTTAACGGAGAAAGATGCTTCGACAGGCTCAGCACGAAGTCAACGACATTTTTATCTGAAAGACCGACAGGGCTTATATCCTAGCTATCCAAAACAAGAAACAAAGAAACTGATATTAACAGAAAGCATCATCGATGCAGCAAGCTTGATGATGATAGAAGCGATCAAAAATAATTATAAAATCTTAGCACTCTATGGAACAAATGGGCTTACTGATGAGCATCAAAAATCAATCAAAGACTTAAAAGAACTCAATGAAATCATCTTCTTTTTAAACGGAGATGAGCCAGGAGTAAAAGCAGTACAGAAATATGCACCGATGTTAAAAGCGGAAATGCCCCACATAAAAATTACCAATGTAGAAGTACCACAAAATGAAGATGTGAACAGCTTGCTTGATAGTCACAGTGAAGAAATACTTTTACATCTAATCAACAACAGAAAGGAGTGTAATTTTTTATTTTCAAATGAAGTCGAGCGACTCGACACTCAATTATTTTTTTCAAATGAAAATAAAAAAGCTAAAGTACAACAAGCTGACGGCGTAATAAATACAGCCACTCCAGCCGATGAAGTGAACCAGGAGCAACCCAAAATAAAAGGCTTAGAAACAAACAATCCTTATAATCTAAAATACAAAAGCGAAGCAGCCCACTATCAAATCAAAGGCTTCAAAATCGATCAAATGGATAGCCTTAAAATTACATTGCAAATACAAATACAATGA
- a CDS encoding glycoside hydrolase family 104 protein, which yields MSVEGDIYNKNGVHIGNDGKADQKVFLLNTSSDKQLTQQQSLEMTTTVSNIQSANPCVNVCFDGAEMREVAITNDQLNIDATLSTIRESEGHGTPTEYNSQYGGGTIDNYDKHPNEKITKWGKTSTAAGAYQFLSSTWESHSNKLGLTDFSPGSQDKAAMYEIGMVKGATDKIKSGQYTSALKALSGKWTSLPGGIHQWKSSLDNNFLKNRATILSKN from the coding sequence ATGAGTGTAGAAGGCGACATCTATAATAAGAATGGTGTACATATCGGAAATGATGGAAAGGCTGATCAAAAAGTATTCCTATTAAATACAAGTTCAGATAAACAATTAACTCAGCAGCAATCACTTGAAATGACAACAACAGTATCCAATATTCAAAGTGCAAATCCATGTGTTAATGTTTGTTTTGATGGTGCTGAAATGAGAGAAGTTGCAATAACAAACGATCAATTAAATATAGATGCAACTCTTTCAACTATTAGAGAGTCTGAAGGTCATGGAACACCTACAGAATATAATTCACAGTATGGTGGTGGGACAATTGATAATTATGATAAGCACCCGAACGAAAAAATTACAAAATGGGGTAAAACATCAACCGCAGCAGGGGCATATCAATTTTTAAGTTCAACTTGGGAAAGTCATTCAAATAAACTTGGGTTAACTGATTTTAGTCCAGGAAGTCAAGACAAGGCAGCCATGTATGAAATAGGTATGGTTAAAGGTGCAACAGATAAAATTAAGTCCGGGCAATATACTTCAGCTCTCAAAGCATTAAGTGGGAAATGGACATCTTTACCAGGTGGAATACATCAATGGAAGTCAAGTTTGGATAATAATTTTTTAAAGAATCGAGCAACTATATTGTCTAAAAACTAA
- a CDS encoding tyrosine-type recombinase/integrase produces the protein MGRPSDIIVIKESNRNLSSKYYEHQKRMGYSLDTCRARQLYVEEWMQYSEQKGIEDIRFIPPYEIQNYYHYIGERPNKKDKGGTLSQKTTWSMINAITIFFTMLQNSGEIQVNPCSTIKIIYPRDYIEREVLTLAEINNLYEHCITAHERAMLSLAYGLGMRVGEIEKMKIEDVKLKDKIMIIPSGKGNKRRVIPMSPGVIKDLSDYYYQEYETLTKGKNTIKKEQAFLLNKNGSRMREYTMNKNLKRIIEKTTIEDKNITMHSLRHSIASHLIEQGLPVDQVRQFLGHSQLETTQTYTHINKQQLKRLINDDERTTPEGIEYDSARSERTTKVASTKVNLKNNDP, from the coding sequence ATGGGCAGACCGTCAGACATCATAGTCATAAAAGAAAGCAATAGAAATTTATCATCAAAATACTACGAACATCAAAAGCGAATGGGCTACAGCCTAGACACTTGCAGAGCTCGACAACTCTATGTAGAAGAATGGATGCAATACAGCGAACAAAAAGGCATCGAAGACATACGATTTATACCACCGTATGAAATCCAAAATTACTACCACTACATAGGCGAAAGACCTAACAAAAAAGACAAAGGTGGCACACTAAGCCAAAAAACAACATGGAGCATGATCAACGCCATCACCATATTTTTTACCATGTTACAAAACAGTGGAGAGATACAAGTTAATCCCTGCAGCACCATAAAAATTATTTATCCCAGAGATTATATAGAAAGAGAAGTATTAACACTTGCAGAAATAAACAACCTATATGAACACTGCATCACAGCCCATGAAAGAGCGATGTTAAGCCTAGCTTATGGGCTTGGTATGAGAGTAGGAGAAATAGAAAAAATGAAAATTGAAGATGTAAAACTCAAAGACAAAATCATGATAATACCAAGTGGCAAAGGCAATAAAAGAAGGGTAATACCAATGAGTCCAGGAGTGATCAAAGACCTATCAGACTACTATTACCAGGAATATGAAACACTTACAAAAGGCAAAAATACGATCAAAAAAGAACAAGCCTTTTTGCTCAATAAAAACGGAAGCAGGATGAGAGAATACACCATGAATAAAAACCTCAAAAGAATAATAGAAAAGACAACAATAGAAGATAAAAATATAACGATGCATAGCCTACGGCATAGCATTGCCAGCCACTTGATAGAACAAGGCTTGCCAGTCGATCAAGTAAGGCAGTTCTTAGGACATAGCCAATTAGAAACTACTCAAACTTATACCCACATTAATAAACAGCAACTAAAACGATTAATAAATGATGATGAACGAACGACTCCCGAAGGGATCGAGTACGACAGTGCTCGAAGTGAGAGAACCACGAAAGTGGCATCGACAAAAGTTAATTTAAAAAATAATGATCCATGA
- a CDS encoding winged helix-turn-helix transcriptional regulator produces the protein MKSQLKNKETEFTQREIRQSLNISKAQCSRYFTQLQEMEYITSKYSGNQRKICYQIDYWDNYAKIRATIKDNLTNQIQGL, from the coding sequence ATGAAAAGCCAACTAAAAAATAAAGAAACAGAGTTTACCCAACGAGAAATAAGGCAGTCATTAAACATCAGCAAAGCCCAATGTTCACGGTACTTTACACAGCTTCAAGAGATGGAATATATTACATCAAAATACAGTGGCAATCAAAGAAAAATATGCTATCAAATCGACTATTGGGATAACTATGCAAAGATAAGAGCAACTATAAAAGACAACTTAACGAATCAAATCCAAGGGCTATGA
- a CDS encoding helix-turn-helix transcriptional regulator, with protein MSFGQKLAYSRKEKKLSQAELGKLSGINGDIIGKYERDEMKPSIETAKKLADGLEISLDYLVGDGDLKVLDKKTLQRLEDIAKLNSDDKIHIFYALDNLIKAAKLKAI; from the coding sequence ATGTCATTTGGGCAAAAACTGGCTTACAGCCGTAAAGAAAAGAAGCTTTCTCAAGCGGAGCTTGGAAAGCTTTCTGGTATCAATGGTGATATTATTGGTAAATATGAACGTGACGAGATGAAGCCGTCAATTGAGACAGCTAAGAAGCTGGCCGATGGCCTAGAGATTTCTCTTGACTATCTCGTGGGTGATGGTGATCTGAAGGTCTTAGATAAAAAAACTTTGCAACGTCTCGAAGACATTGCAAAGCTTAATTCTGATGATAAAATTCATATCTTCTATGCTCTTGATAATCTGATCAAGGCAGCTAAGTTGAAGGCGATTTAG